A stretch of Myceligenerans xiligouense DNA encodes these proteins:
- the paaD gene encoding 1,2-phenylacetyl-CoA epoxidase subunit PaaD: protein MTPTRTVRDIRSRPSGGADGLERAREVAATVVDPELPMLTLADLGVLRDVETTGDGTVVVSITPTYSGCPAMATMRDDLVRRLQEEGYDDVRVRVALHPAWTTDWITPEGRAALAEAGISPPGTRSPAGPTPVPLTLGPTRRAVRCVRCGSADVELTSEFGSTACKAMYRCRACLEPFDHVKEI, encoded by the coding sequence ATGACTCCGACACGCACCGTGCGGGACATCCGCTCCCGGCCTTCCGGAGGCGCCGACGGCCTCGAACGGGCCCGCGAGGTCGCGGCGACCGTCGTCGACCCCGAGCTGCCCATGCTCACCCTCGCCGACCTCGGCGTCCTGCGGGACGTCGAGACCACCGGCGACGGCACCGTCGTCGTCTCCATCACGCCCACCTACTCCGGCTGCCCCGCGATGGCGACGATGCGTGACGACCTCGTGCGCCGCCTCCAGGAGGAGGGGTACGACGACGTCCGCGTCCGGGTGGCGCTGCACCCCGCCTGGACCACCGACTGGATCACGCCGGAGGGGCGCGCGGCGCTCGCGGAGGCCGGGATCTCGCCGCCCGGGACACGGAGTCCGGCCGGGCCCACCCCCGTCCCGCTCACCCTCGGGCCGACCCGCCGCGCGGTCCGCTGCGTGCGCTGCGGCTCGGCCGATGTCGAACTGACGTCGGAGTTCGGTTCGACGGCGTGCAAGGCGATGTATCGCTGCCGCGCCTGCCTGGAGCCGTTCGACCACGTGAAGGAGATCTGA